The DNA window GTTTATGGAACAACAAtactttgcaatttattacgTGCCAGGAATTTCAAGTACAAAATGTAGAAAACGTAGCGAAAGTAATTGTAACCTTTATCGTTTATATTCACAAAGAGGGGAGAAAATCGATATTTCCACCTGCAAGGAAGTTAAAGTTCGAAGGGAGATATTGTATTCCAAATATGGCAGACAAAAATGTAAGGGACGAGAGGGCTGAAGTGGGAAGGATAAGCAAAGGGAGAAAAGCAAATCAAAAGGGAGGCCAGAAAAGCAAACAGTGCCGTTTGATTTTTACGACGGTTTATGTGGCCACAAAATTCATACAGACGTACACTTCGCCTGCGGCCTGATCTCAAGATTCATAAAGGACACGAAGAGAATCACGCGGGTGGTCCATGATTCCTATGATTGTAATTGCGCTCTTACGATTTATTCGTTATCTATTTTCAGCAATTTTAACTGAAGCAACAATCGCAATCTTGCTTCTCTTacgataaaacaaaaaagttccAATCCGacgagtaaaattaaaatttacatcgttaaaaaataaaattacacttttttaCACGGCATTGCCCCTTTTTGCTCGGCTTAATACCCCGAGGTATTCAAGGAGGCGCGCAGGAAAGTACTGGTTTAAACGTCGCGCCCATTGCAGTTCGTTGAAAGGACCTCCAGTAGGCTTAAGACCGCTTCgtgcaaaaaataaagaaccGACGAGGAGGACGAAGGGACACGGAAGCGTCGCGATCGAGGGGGATTGCGACTGGCGCCGCTTAACATGCCGCTGATGCTCAAAATGATCGATCTGTTCGGCTCGATCCGATCGCTCTTCAAGGTGCACAGGGTCGCCGAGGACTCGATGATATTTCGGTTGCATTATCGCGCCACGGTGGCGGTGCTGCTGGCCGGCTGCCTCACCCTCGCCTGCAAAAGCATCTCCGGCTCTCCGATACACTGCGAAGCCACCACGGCCGTGGACAAGGCCGTGCTGGAGACCTTCTGCTGGCTTCACACCACGTACAGCATGGTGCGCGCGTTCAACATGAGCATCGGCCAGGCGGTGCCCTACCCCGGGGTGTCAAACACCAAGGGCGAGGGGGGACACGGCCACGCACCCCACCCGTTGGTCAAGCAGCACAAATACTACCAGTGGGTTATCTTCTTCTTGCTACTGCAAGTAAGAAGCGACGGTATCTTCTCGCCTCTCGCTCCCGCGAAGAATGCTCTTTTTCGTCACTCCCTCCTATCCTTCATTTCATTACctctttctttattgtttttatattttataatctaattttattctttttattaaattttatttaattattatgtttactatatattttattttgtaattatatattcgcCTCTGTGATAAATGCGATCAATGActggattaaaaaaatattggaatatttccataataaattataaattttatttatttttatgcgtgGAATGTTATTCTTGGCTTTAAATGTGGATTAAAATTGTGcttttttgtttagttttaattttatatacgtgAAAAAGCCGAAAGTCATTTGAATAACGAAACATgcttatatctaaattaagaTAGTACAGAAATTGCAGGTCCTGAATCAATATCGATGAGCAAGTATATATACGACCGGCAAACGCGTGTATTCGTTTATCCGTGATTGATAATCCTTGTTCATAACgtcaatacataaatacagGTTACAGATAGTTCTGCCTTTAAAATGCATATGTACCTTCGATGCTATCTTTGATCGTACCTCCGCCTTCCATACCTTAAGCATTACTCGTCTCCGCGCACATACAATATCGTTCTTTTTTCTCGAGTCACTATTCTCTATTTATACGCCCGATGTTCCTACAATTCTCTCGCTCGCTTTGATTAATCGCGCATCCGccttttattttgcaattggTTGCTGTATAGCCGAATGCGTTTTCTAGACAACGTTTGACACAAAACATCTATAACGTCGTACATCCCTAATAAATTGACCAAACGTACCACTAGTGTGATTAacgtttaatataattgaaaatgcGACGTAGGCAACGTGCTTTTAGTTCCACGAAGATTTTATCTCTCAAATTAATAATGCTTcgaaaaattcttatttacggggcgataaattataaattataaaataaatgtgaagaaaaaaaatattttacagctTTCTTCACAAatgagtaatttttaataatagttggacaaacaatataattagaCTTCGGATTATATGCAAATTGCATATTCGTTGTTTTTTGCGTATTCTATTAGAgcattaataatgtgcacaaattatgtttttaactaattaacattaattaattaaaaacattataatttgttcACATTATTAATGCTGTAATagaatatgcaaaaaataacaaatatgcaaTTTGCATATAATCCGAAGTCTagcatataattatgtatttcaataacaacataatttcaaatttatttaaataagtttttctgagaattcatatattttgatatttaatatattttacgtgtgaagagttaattaaatatataaataaaaatattaatattcaatatttatatttaatagctctttaaaataaattaccttTTATGTTGCGCTTATTTTTACACGCATCAAAAATAGCAAGAAATACCCACACTTCTTTGTTCGCTCTTCATTCTTCTTCGTCTTCCTTTTCTCAAAGCTCTTTCGCCTTGTTTAGCTAAATTTATTCGGGGCTAACGTGACACATAGATGCTACGGCCGGGAACCATGACAAAACATGTGCACGGTTTCTTTTCAaacatgtattattaatacacacacgcacacacgcacacacacacacacacacacacacacctatataaacttttttgatCTATTATGTAAAAGCATTTCTGTTTGATTAAAATCTATTTCATAGGTTCTCTCAATTTTGTCTCATTGCATCATCTAATTCCGTCTAATTTTGAATTGCAGCTGCACAGACTTCCAACAATTGGCGGTTTtgagaaagatatttttataatgatctCTCTTCATCCCTCTACAAGAtgcttcattaaaaaataaaaatctaatttagataaaaaacaTATCTAGAATACATTCTCAAGTTCAGGTTTAAATTGCAGGCTTCTGTGTAATATAAGAGCATTGTATGATTGATTAAGGGTCTGCGaagtgtataattaattacgacCTTATTTTGTATAACGAGTAAATAGTAAATGCATAATCATCGATGTTCTCGAGCTTATTTGCATATCGAAAGGAATTTATGCAAATCTACAAATTTGAAAAGGGAGATATAAATGTCCTTTCAGCGCAGGGCAGCAAATGTGGTTGGcaagggaagagagaaaaagagagagagacacacaCGCAGATCTATTTTCGGTCACgcattttccttttctctttagAACGCAGCCGTTCTCCCGCGATAACGCTAAAAGCTGCGAATCGTACAATCGGTCTGACATGCgcgtttattttacgtttctTCGTAATCTCGTCAAGAGCGAGGTCGGACCACCCATTATGAACAATCCTTTCGTTAATACGCGTAAATCATACGTTAATTTACACTGCCATTTTTCATTGCCGTGACTTTTTttcgatttaaataaatagttacaTAGGTttacgttattaaaatattttttttataagctcaatattttaaaaaatttaaaagctaCCGGATAAAAAAATCCTAAATAGAATGCAGCCCATACGTGATTTCACTGCGAAGATTTCACTGGGCTGTACTTTTAATAGAGATTTTATCCGGAGCATAAAATTTGCGCAGTATTACGGGATTATTACTGTGTAGAGTGTAGAGGACGCCTATATTCTCCGCGGCAAGATTTTACCGTCATTTGGCACATTTGTCGCCAAGCCAAAATAATAGGTCGTTTCTGCACTTCTCAGAAAACAATGTGACTCGTCGGATAAAAGCGTACAtttcgggggggggggggggagggaaaacCCATTAAAGTTCCGACGCACGTCTTAAGCACGTACTTTCATTAACAATCACCCGGGCCTTCCGTAAATTGCAATTTAGCTCGAATTTTCTGAACGCTCGCCAACACGTTGTAAAGGGGGGTAACGCGCGACGAGCGTACCGTATCTATATTCGATCGCGTACTACGGCAAGCACGACCCGAGGCCCCTGGCGATAAGCCAGAAAGCTTTATATACCGTGAGAAAGGGTTTACTCCCACATCGCGGTCTCGATAAGTGCATTGACATCGCTTCGGAAATTCTAATGTGGGAAGTCAAATTGCCTCGATTCAATTAGCTCGGATTATCCGGTGCCCCGGGCGTGACTACTAACACCTGTCACGTGCTCTAAGATATGTATcggttaaaaatattacaggaagttaataaaatattaagataaagaTCGCGAGATAAAACTTGTCGATAAACTCGACTTGTATCTTCCGACAGCCTGAATATATTGCGAGTGATATGTGTCGAGGTGTGCGTTGTTAATTTGCGAGCGTATTCTGAAAGTGGGAGTAACGTTTAGACTGTTAAAAAGGTTTCGGTGAAATAACGTAACTGGTGAGTTAGCTGACtagtaatttcaattttgttaattcgcaattttacatttggaGGCTGCGTGTACGTAAATCGAATGGAGAACGGGAAAACAGAGAGAATAAGGAACGTTTCATACCCTCTAAATCTCGGAGTCAATGTATTATTCACATTGAAAGACTGTGAACAGTGCTGGTTCCAGtgctatatttataattatgtcgATCAGTGATATATGCACTGTCAGTGATAATACATTAGATTTTGGCCAGCGGGAGCACCCGCGCCTCCCGCTCTCGATCGAAAAATCGCAGTGAATAATCACCGATGATCACAGATATCAAAATAGCGCCGGTATAATCGGTAAGCTTTCACCGAATCAGATTTAGAATATGTTTTCCTTGCTCGACGATCTCTTGTTTCCCTAATCCATTTATCGCGCGACCCCTTACTTGTTGCGAGTAGTGGCCGCAGCAATGCAATTTTCGTGCAACACACAGACGCCCAATCGTGATAAACAGCAACGATACGAAACAATTAAGTTGCGCGAGGTATTTGCGGCCCGGCGGCTTTTTACGCCGAAAGCTCGTAAAATAGGGTTCCGTTCGCATATACGTGCGAGCGGCCCGTGTTGCGGTCCGCATTGTTTTAATCGGTTCTTATCGAGCGCGAAGAGCAATAACGATAACTCCTTTCGCGTGCTATTCCGCGATCGGTTACGCGCTAGCACCTACACGTAAGTAGATCCGCCTCTCTCATAGAACtcacccccctcccccgtaATATATCAGCGATTCGGCCCGATTCGTCGATATTTATTCACTCTCGGCACTTTGCTCGCAGGCGATCCTCTTCTACACCCCGCGCTGGCTCTGGAAGGGCTGGGAGGGTGGCAAGATTCATGCCCTTATGATGGATCTCGACATCGGGCTCTGCTCCGAGGTGGAGAAGaagcaaaagaagaaaatgctGCTGGACTACCTCTGGGAGAACCTTCGCTTTCACAACTGGTGGGCTTACAGGTACTACCTATGCGAGGTCCTCGCGCTGGTGAATGTGATCGGTGAGTAGCCTGCGCTTctcctcctttttcttttctccttcGGTCGAGTCCTCCGTCAATGTTTGAGCTTCTCGCTCAACAAAACGCACGTCCTCCTCGTGATGCCGTAACACGAACGAATTCCGGAATTCGCGGACCCGTTAGGCAGCGAGCGCCACCGCCTATCTTCCGTTTACGATCGATAAACATAAACCAGTTATGTGCTTAAGAATGGTATTTAAAGCGTTTCCCTTTCGCTGCTGAAGACGCGTATGTTCGCGTAGATCAGATTAAGAGAATTGGAACTAGGAACAAATCGACGACTTCTTGCCATGATTTTATGTTGTTACATGTTGactaatgtatttaaaaaatatatgtattctacATATAGATTTCTTGTTTCactgataattaaaaaaaaaaagcaaataaaggCGGTCTagttaaatattcaaatattctactattcaaattataaaactcatacataaaatttttgaagcgtcaagaaatatttctttctttcaattCTGACTTCTGTGTACTTCAATCTCTAAATCTGTGcaaatgattatattatagacGTCAAAGAATTtgtgtgaaatattttaattatttgactcACCGCTTGTACAGCCTTCCATTTTCTTGACACGAACAGAGCTAATCTAGAGATAGAGTTTGTGGAATTCTATCGTCTTTGATATGCCCgtgttaattttacaaacgCGTTGCAAGAAAAAGGAAGGCCGTATAATGAGCgttgaatgaatgaatgattCACGGTAAAAGTTGGCAGCGATACAGCTGGCCAACCAACTTGCGAACTACCAGATTTGCCACGAGATAGCTCGTCAATTTTATCTGATGTCTATTGCGTTACAATTACAGTGCGATATgactatcaaaataaatgtgtataaaacCATAACCACGTACGATTCAATCAACTGCGCTacgaaaatatacatacatattgtacaattttgtcGAATGTGAACTTACAATATCATATCCAATATTTGAAGACAAAATCGTTCTAAAacaattagatattttatttttactttatttgttaacataattaataacacattgaatatatttaataatgttaaagtgattttttgtcaattttctttattattgcatagaaatatttttaaaaagagattctttaattatatgtaattaaattgagCCTTCAATTGATTAGTCTGTATGTATGACAGTTTTATATAAACCACTGTCGAAATTTCTTTGagacaaaaaataagaaattgtaaaGCAACGAGCACACATTGTCGCAGGTCAGATGTTTCTGATGGATCGCTTCTTCGACGGCGCCTTCTTGACCTTTGGCATCGACGTACTCAGGTTTCTCGAGTCCGATCAAGAAGACCGTGTGGACCCAATGATTTACATCTTTCCACGTATGACCAAATGCACCTTCTACAAGTACGGCGTCAGCGGAGAGGTCGAGAGACATGACGCCGTCTGTATACTGCCTTTGAACGTCGTGAACGAGAAGATCTATGTCTTTCTATGGTTCTGGTTCCTTTTCCTCGGCGTGCTCAGTTTCTTTACGGTTTTATATAGGGTCGGTAATCCTGGCAGAAAATACTCTttgtattctatattttacaaataacatctaggaaaatacaatttttcaccGCAATTGGCATTTTTTACTTAACTATAAACTTCTCGATTTTTAAGATGTTTGTATCTATGCAATATGGTCGTGTACCCAGTGCGACTCACCCTCCATTTCCAAATAGTTACACAATGAATTTCACAGATAACGCTAATATATCGCTCAGGAAGTCGATACGATATTATTTATGCCAGTTAACTGGTCAATATCTGCTTTCTATGGCTTGTAATcgcattttattcaaattgtacTCTTCTATATCTAAAATTCAAGAAGTTTTTgctttgtataattattatgtaacataattataaatatttatatagctCTTTGTTTATATGTTATTCAACGCTACatatactttacatttttataatttatgtttataattgaagaaaaatagcTCTTTGTATAGTGAAACCATTATGATCAGAAACACTATCAGAAACCAAATaagaaatcattattttttctaccGTTCGCTGCATTCCAATGTTTAAGAATgggtttcaaaataattcaccgaagctaaaatttattatttaaaatatgttcgtacataataataacttcTCGCTTGTCTCGCAGAtcctaataatattttcgccACGCACGAGGGTCTACCTGTTGCGAATGAGGTTTCGTTTGGTACGGAGGGACGCCGTGGAGACTATAGTGCGGCGGAGCAAGGTCGGCGATTGGTTTCTACTCTACATGCTGGGCGAGAATTTGGACACCGTGATATACAGAGACGTGATGCACGAATTGGCGAACAAGCTCGCCACGAGGCATCATCACGGCGTACCGGGAGTGAAGGGCGAGCTTCAAGAAGCCTGATCGAGGTGAGCGCGTCTCCCCCCTTGTTCTCGTTCGCGCTCGCGTAGGTGTCCGTCGAATAACTTGCTCTTTATGACACTGGCATTCAGAAACATATTGAATTCTTGAGGGATCGTCGGCGTACATCCGCCGTTCGCCTACGTGATATACTTATACGCGCACGGGAGAGCACGCTCGTAGCATCGCCGTGTTGGGCGGATTTGCTTCTATCACCCGATATTACCTGAACCGtgatattacaatgtaaacCGGTATCACGCTCGTAAAAATGTTAactttatttcaaaagtacaATACAAACGTATATTGCGATTGTTCTCGTAAAAAGaagcatataatttttttaaattattaggaAATAGAATGCGTTTTCAATCATAATCGCATTGCTCTTagatattaaactttaacataatttaagaagtaattttagatgataaagaaagacaaaaattgtgattaagactttgtttttttgaattataaatatttaattatttatgtaaatctaAAGCACATGAttctattgtatattttatttaatagtacAACCGTTCTCCAAATGAGCAAGGATTcaaagaaaatgtatattaatacgATATAATAccgattatttttaacgagTTAAGTATCCATTTAGTTCGGAATttctatttcataaaataattaaaatcatctCGATTATGGAGCATTTAATGTtgaagtgtttttttttattaaatcatgtaaattttatgattagatatttttgaaaattgttaatgTCAATTTAAGCagtaaatattagaaaaggaaaattgttatatattcaataaatcgattatgaattttgaaaaatatttaaaaacgtttatGTATAAACCCTAATCAAAggtcataattaaataaacgtttagtAAATGCAATTCACTTAAGAATACCAGaatttcgtaaaattattatgttcagAGAGCTTGTTAGAAAGGTTAAAGATAACTTTCCATGTCTTTTTCCTAAAAAGTCTTTTCTTCATATATCAATCATGATTAAAAAAGTGATttcatattgtaataattacaaataagttaaaaaaacgtaaacaaattttttctttatatcttcCATCCATAAAGACCGTCACCTTGTGAAATTTACGAAACAATTCCCCGGAAGAATTCTGACAAATATAATCCATGCTATTTTCAAATGCCATTTCCACTGGCATTTCCACTTCGTAATGGGCACGAGTTGGAATCTAAAGTGGCCGTCGGTATTGTTTAGTAAACGTACCTAACGGCAAGTATCTCGCGACGATCTCCGCGGCCGTCCACGGTAAAGGAAACGATGCGCCGCGTCAGGCACGTGCGCCGCTCGCGATTTCACCTGCCATAGCTAAGCAGCCCCCCAAGAGAAAGACGCGTGTCCCGCCGCGCGCGATGTCCATAGATCAATTGAGCGTGTCCGATGCAATCTACGCAATCGCTCTGATGCTGCGGCATGAGTCGGACGATTATTGTTGTTGCAGGTTGCCTCGGAGGGTCGGCACGTACGgttcgccgccgccgtcgccgtcgcggtCCTGCTCATCCCGCTCGTCCGCATCACGCGGTCGTCGCGGACGCGCCCGGGGACGACGACGCGGGACGACGACGTGCGATCACGGCCGGAGCCCGAGAGGACGGCGGGCCGACGACGGGCCTTCCTTGAGGATCCTCCGTGGATCCGGCCTCGCCAAGCGACGCGTTTTTCCCTTTCGCCGACTGCTGCTCGCCGAACTCGAAGCGATGCGACAGCGATAGCTAGGATGCCGAGGATGCGCGCACGCGGAGATAACAATTTGCGGtgagaaagggaaagagagatagaaagagagacacGCGCTTTCGCCAGTCACCCTCAATAATCGGAAAACTGACTGTTGGTTTCGGTGAGTTCAGCGATCTCGACGCTGCCGCGCAAACAAGAGCGAAAATATTTATGGGAAGAGAGTGGGGGGTTTGCCAATTGTGTGCTTTCGACATGAAATTAAGCGCTTAAGTTTTACGCGTTACGctcgttatatattttaaggtTTTATGCGCATTCCAGTATGGTACGAACACAAACCGTGTTGTAGACGATATCGCGTGCACGCAttcgtattcttttttttttcctgcgCCGAGAGAAATGTTTGGCATTAGCacgattatttataatttattaaaaccaaagaaatatatgttttggaatagtcgaacaaaactgtttattaaatctaaagaaatctttctctctatgtagctttttttaaaagaagcaatgcgaaagttattaaaaaaattttttttaggtttcGTCTTTTCGGCACgactattatatttatttcatattaaacaaaaattttacaaaaagaaagaaatttatagtataaaaatatatggacatattttctacgtgcaaatttttttaccggGTTGATATTGTTTCGTTATTcaccaaattttatttgctaatGCAAAGCATTCTTCTCGGTGTGAAAAGAGGGAGGATCACATGCCTGTGGTGTCTCTTCTGTCTCACGTTCTCACTTTCTTCTCTACTTGTAGACGACGTAAGCGCGGCGGCAAAAGGTGCATTTGGCCGCGTCGCACTTCTTGCAGCGCGGGGAACTGAACTCGTCGAAATTATACACATACCGGTTCCAGTCCACGGACGGATTCAGCCGTGGCGACGGCCTGCGAACGAAAAAACAGACAgacagagggagagagagagagagaaagagagacagagtgAAATAGCGCGTGTGCGAGCGATGGAAAGGACCAAAACTGTATTTGCTGGCGTCGCCACGCTCGGAGATGCAGGAGATGCATGCGTCGTCCCCAGGATAGCGACACTCGTTAAAAGACACTTCGGGAACGGCGGCGCGGGTCGTCGAACGGATATCGCACCGGCCGATCGTCGAGGAGTAACGCCAGCCGGAGAAATCCTCGTAGTGCCTTCTTATATTGCTCCCGCGTCGCTAAAAGACAGGATCGCGAAAGAATGCCAGACATCGAATGTATCGCCGCACAGGATATCTTGTTGTTGCCACCTTTGGATCCGCCACACTGAAGAATGCGTTTAGAACCAGCAACTGGGGGATCGAGAAGTTCCACGaggaaagtaaaaattatgagCTTTTTACGACTCACATTGTTGTATGACAATTGGTTCTAGATTTTTCCTCGTTGTTATGTTAAAGAATGTCTTTAGACATTTAGCAACTAAGGAACCGAGAAGCAATGAGTTCCTCGGGAAAAATAGAACTGTAAGCTCTTTATGAATCACATTGTTGTATGACAATTGGCTCTACGTTTTTCCTCATTGTCACATTGAAGAATGCCTTTAGAATCAGCAACCGAAGAATGGAGAAATAATGAGTTTATGAGTACTCTTAAATCTTAATTCTTGAatcatatacacacacacacacacacagaacTGGTTCTATCATTTTTCCATATTGCCATGCGAAAGGATAAATCTCAGGAGGATTAAAGTA is part of the Monomorium pharaonis isolate MP-MQ-018 chromosome 2, ASM1337386v2, whole genome shotgun sequence genome and encodes:
- the LOC105828969 gene encoding innexin shaking-B isoform X2, which produces MLDIFRGLKSLIKISHIHIDSAVFRLHYSLTVILLIAFSLIVTTRQYVGNPIDCIHSKDLPEDVLNTYCWIHSTYTITAAYRKREGLEVPFPGVDNSKSYPESERKEYRYYQWVCFMLFLQAILFYTPRWLWKGWEGGKIHALMMDLDIGLCSEVEKKQKKKMLLDYLWENLRFHNWWAYRYYLCEVLALVNVIGQMFLMDRFFDGAFLTFGIDVLRFLESDQEDRVDPMIYIFPRMTKCTFYKYGVSGEVERHDAVCILPLNVVNEKIYVFLWFWFLFLGVLSFFTVLYRILIIFSPRTRVYLLRMRFRLVRRDAVETIVRRSKVGDWFLLYMLGENLDTVIYRDVMHELANKLATRHHHGVPGVKGELQEA
- the LOC105828969 gene encoding innexin shaking-B isoform X1, with amino-acid sequence MPLMLKMIDLFGSIRSLFKVHRVAEDSMIFRLHYRATVAVLLAGCLTLACKSISGSPIHCEATTAVDKAVLETFCWLHTTYSMVRAFNMSIGQAVPYPGVSNTKGEGGHGHAPHPLVKQHKYYQWVIFFLLLQAILFYTPRWLWKGWEGGKIHALMMDLDIGLCSEVEKKQKKKMLLDYLWENLRFHNWWAYRYYLCEVLALVNVIGQMFLMDRFFDGAFLTFGIDVLRFLESDQEDRVDPMIYIFPRMTKCTFYKYGVSGEVERHDAVCILPLNVVNEKIYVFLWFWFLFLGVLSFFTVLYRILIIFSPRTRVYLLRMRFRLVRRDAVETIVRRSKVGDWFLLYMLGENLDTVIYRDVMHELANKLATRHHHGVPGVKGELQEA